A portion of the Candidatus Kapaibacterium sp. genome contains these proteins:
- a CDS encoding VRR-NUC domain-containing protein: MTEKALQSKILKHLKATGAYIVKTVVSNRNGVPDIIGCWQGQYFAVEVKSPGNKATALQCYNLEQIKEAGGQTIVTSSFNEFIKFFEEDVMGTAVGCSNTTKYKLSQLKKKYGVNVTKILEMAVDNLPEEKIAKVSKLHKPT, from the coding sequence ATGACAGAGAAAGCATTGCAAAGCAAGATTCTGAAGCATCTCAAAGCAACCGGTGCTTACATTGTGAAAACCGTTGTGTCAAACCGAAATGGTGTTCCCGACATAATCGGATGTTGGCAGGGACAGTATTTTGCTGTTGAAGTCAAGTCACCCGGAAACAAAGCAACAGCTCTGCAATGCTACAATCTCGAACAAATTAAGGAGGCAGGAGGTCAGACGATTGTCACTTCGAGCTTCAATGAGTTTATCAAATTTTTTGAGGAGGATGTCATGGGTACAGCAGTTGGATGTAGCAACACAACAAAATATAAGCTTTCACAGCTTAAGAAAAAGTATGGGGTCAACGTTACAAAAATTCTTGAAATGGCAGTAGATAATCTGCCGGAAGAGAAGATTGCAAAAGTGTCGAAACTACACAAGCCGACGTGA
- a CDS encoding phage head morphogenesis protein, with protein MDIEFKDLIIAFEKDPKEVRDYFESLGIVLSDDWEDFLKQFEKDAFKIAGVNNANHLMDAKKLISDAIANGTPLSDFKKQFRQSMNLRAWHADLVVTQNISNAYNGGRFQQQSEDVDYFPYLQPITMNDKKSTPGCKWLDEQNICFKIKDKNLKLMYSPRHFHCRTIYVSITEKQREREGLTVKEISTIPKKYLNAPEFRKLPNTAFEPDLSGFPKELKEKIKQ; from the coding sequence ATGGATATCGAATTTAAAGATTTAATAATCGCTTTCGAGAAGGACCCGAAAGAAGTGAGGGATTACTTCGAATCACTCGGCATCGTGCTTTCCGATGATTGGGAAGACTTCCTAAAACAGTTTGAGAAAGATGCTTTCAAAATTGCAGGAGTAAACAACGCAAATCACCTGATGGATGCCAAGAAGTTAATTTCCGATGCTATCGCAAACGGCACACCTCTAAGTGATTTCAAGAAACAGTTCCGGCAGAGCATGAATCTGAGAGCATGGCACGCTGACCTCGTCGTTACGCAAAACATCTCTAACGCTTACAATGGTGGACGATTCCAACAACAGAGTGAAGATGTTGATTACTTTCCTTACCTGCAACCAATTACGATGAATGATAAGAAGTCCACGCCCGGATGCAAGTGGCTTGACGAGCAAAACATCTGCTTTAAAATTAAGGATAAAAATCTTAAGCTGATGTATTCTCCACGACACTTTCATTGCCGTACTATCTATGTTTCCATCACCGAAAAACAACGAGAGCGTGAAGGATTGACAGTAAAGGAAATATCAACAATACCTAAAAAATACTTGAACGCTCCTGAGTTTCGCAAATTGCCGAACACAGCATTTGAGCCTGATTTGTCAGGCTTTCCAAAGGAATTAAAGGAGAAAATAAAGCAATGA
- a CDS encoding amidoligase family protein: MTQQEILNSNQTKTWKIEQLLRLGLSRQQVAELVGTNYGFVQNVFANIFPERIRTRGRRELREAIHRGFRLESFTFNHRFGVEIEMFGVSRDELRTELANAGIPIREGQRLTSNTGYWKITSDGSISGNNSLELVSPILEGTQGLAELKTVMLIARGLEGRVNRTCGLHIHLDARDFEFQTWKNLFINYAKIEKHIDSIMPNSRRANNNTYCQSMRVSEFETKIKAARNLGNIVDSVKALHRKITGDSRYYKINASAFWRHGSVEFRQHGGTVDFKKVSNWIKFLARLIEFSKQGTFQTENENEFDNFLDEQTIAYFRSRKQELA, encoded by the coding sequence ATGACACAACAAGAAATTTTAAACAGCAATCAAACCAAGACATGGAAGATTGAACAACTTTTGAGACTTGGCTTGAGCAGACAGCAAGTTGCAGAGTTAGTAGGAACAAACTACGGTTTCGTTCAGAATGTTTTTGCAAACATTTTTCCTGAGAGGATTAGAACCAGAGGGAGAAGGGAATTAAGAGAAGCGATTCACAGAGGCTTCAGATTGGAAAGCTTTACATTCAACCATCGCTTTGGAGTAGAAATTGAAATGTTCGGAGTAAGCAGAGATGAATTACGAACCGAATTAGCAAATGCCGGAATTCCAATTAGAGAAGGACAAAGATTAACATCGAACACAGGATATTGGAAAATTACTTCAGACGGTTCGATATCAGGAAACAACAGCCTCGAATTGGTAAGCCCGATTTTGGAAGGGACACAAGGATTGGCAGAGTTAAAGACCGTGATGCTTATTGCGAGAGGATTGGAAGGGAGAGTAAACAGAACATGCGGATTGCACATTCACCTTGATGCAAGAGATTTTGAATTTCAAACTTGGAAAAATTTGTTCATCAATTACGCAAAGATTGAAAAGCACATTGATTCAATCATGCCAAATTCGAGAAGAGCCAACAACAACACTTATTGCCAAAGCATGAGAGTTTCGGAATTTGAAACAAAGATTAAAGCAGCCCGGAACTTGGGAAACATTGTTGACAGCGTGAAAGCATTGCACAGGAAGATAACCGGAGACAGCAGATATTATAAAATCAATGCGAGTGCATTTTGGAGACACGGTTCGGTAGAATTCAGACAGCATGGCGGGACAGTTGATTTCAAGAAAGTAAGCAACTGGATAAAATTTTTAGCGAGATTGATTGAATTTTCCAAGCAAGGAACTTTCCAAACTGAGAACGAGAATGAATTCGATAATTTTTTAGATGAACAAACAATTGCTTATTTTAGAAGTAGAAAGCAAGAATTAGCTTAA
- a CDS encoding phage virion morphogenesis protein has translation MSENTKFRFEILADEARNAIRAMVAKEIDLYPFYNRVGKLLLTAVSKQFIKIGGYFPNNKKWEKLAPSTRMDRKRKGYTPIRILRRTAGDAGLLGSINYSASREGVTIGTNVPYAVHLHYGTRFMPARQIFPEDGLPDEVLEDIADAFLDFYVKVFK, from the coding sequence ATGAGTGAGAACACTAAATTCAGATTTGAAATCTTGGCTGATGAAGCTCGCAATGCTATCCGAGCGATGGTGGCAAAAGAAATAGACCTTTATCCGTTTTACAATAGAGTTGGCAAACTTTTACTTACAGCTGTAAGTAAACAGTTTATAAAAATCGGTGGCTATTTCCCAAATAACAAAAAATGGGAGAAGCTCGCTCCTTCTACAAGAATGGATAGGAAACGAAAAGGATACACACCTATACGTATTTTGCGAAGAACAGCAGGTGATGCCGGACTGCTTGGCTCTATCAACTACTCAGCATCACGTGAAGGGGTTACTATCGGAACCAACGTCCCGTATGCAGTTCATCTGCATTACGGGACTCGGTTCATGCCGGCTCGACAAATATTTCCCGAAGACGGTTTGCCGGACGAAGTTCTCGAAGATATAGCAGATGCTTTTTTAGATTTCTATGTTAAAGTTTTTAAATAG